The proteins below are encoded in one region of Vulpes lagopus strain Blue_001 chromosome 10, ASM1834538v1, whole genome shotgun sequence:
- the SLN gene encoding sarcolipin, giving the protein MGISTRELFLNFTIVLITVILMWLLVRSYQY; this is encoded by the coding sequence ATGGGGATATCCACCCGGGAGCTGTTTCTCAACTTCACTATTGTCCTGATCACCGTTATTCTTATGTGGCTCCTTGTGAGGTCCTATCAGTACTGA